The Bacteroidia bacterium genome includes a region encoding these proteins:
- a CDS encoding dihydrodipicolinate synthase family protein, with amino-acid sequence MQASPSLLKGVLTANLTPLNADLTVDHDKLVEHCHWLLSQGSDAIAVLGTTGEANSFTVEERMAALEALIEGGIPAAKIMLGTGCCAFPDTVKLSTHALQHGVRDLLLLPPFYYTASDEGLKAYFKLLLERINNPEVRIYLYHIPQMSGVSFSIELTKELASLYPDNIVGMKDSSGNWEHMSGIVKEIPGFQMFAGTEKFLLDILKAGGVGCISATANATSARAQEVYQAFIEGKDADSLQTALTEVRKSFEGFVFVSALKAKFADWQDRADWEHMRAPNIPLSTEDKANLNARLEAVNFSL; translated from the coding sequence ATGCAAGCATCCCCCTCTTTACTCAAAGGAGTCCTCACCGCAAACCTTACTCCTCTTAACGCGGACCTTACTGTTGATCATGATAAGCTTGTTGAACATTGCCATTGGCTTCTTTCACAGGGAAGTGATGCTATAGCAGTTTTGGGTACTACCGGAGAAGCAAATTCATTTACCGTAGAGGAGCGCATGGCTGCACTGGAGGCTTTGATTGAAGGAGGAATCCCAGCGGCTAAAATTATGTTGGGAACAGGTTGTTGTGCTTTTCCTGATACTGTGAAATTGAGTACACATGCATTGCAGCATGGCGTCAGGGATCTTCTCTTACTTCCTCCTTTTTACTATACAGCCTCTGATGAAGGCCTGAAGGCTTATTTTAAACTGTTACTTGAAAGAATCAATAATCCGGAGGTCCGTATCTACTTATATCACATCCCGCAAATGAGCGGAGTTTCTTTTTCCATTGAATTGACCAAAGAGTTAGCCAGTCTTTATCCTGACAATATTGTGGGTATGAAGGACTCCAGTGGGAATTGGGAGCATATGTCAGGTATAGTAAAAGAAATTCCGGGATTTCAGATGTTCGCCGGCACGGAGAAATTCTTGCTGGATATACTAAAAGCAGGTGGGGTAGGCTGTATTTCCGCAACCGCAAATGCGACCTCAGCACGTGCACAGGAGGTATATCAGGCTTTTATTGAGGGGAAAGATGCGGATAGCCTTCAGACTGCCCTGACAGAGGTGCGCAAGTCTTTCGAAGGCTTTGTATTTGTTTCGGCTTTGAAAGCAAAATTTGCAGATTGGCAGGACAGAGCTGATTGGGAACATATGCGTGCTCCTAATATTCCTTTATCGACAGAAGACAAGGCTAATCTGAATGCTCGTTTGGAAGCCGTAAATTTTAGCTTGTAG
- a CDS encoding MFS transporter: protein MNQASDRLYTPAFLLLCLSNVLFSGSFNMIVPELPSYLTSLGGEDYKGLIISLFTLSAGLSRPFSGKLADTVGRIPLMVFGTLVCVLCSLMYPLLTTVAGFLILRFFHGFSTGFKPTASTAFIADIVPVHRRGEAMGIAGVSMNLGASLFPPLGSYLVNEYSVDFMFYASSAVALLSIMILMNLKESLQEPEKFKASLLKLKADEIIEKKALPVAFVTALIYLTFGILLTISPDQADHLGMENKGLLFTSFTLFTLLSRAIAGKASDKYGRIVVIKVSVIFIVLSLIYLGNVETMTNLMIASGALGFSTGIAAPAVFAWVIDISPENRRGRYMATTYIALEIGIGFGAILSAWLYDNNPNNFDLAYYAAAGFTLLAGIYLQFFYKKPTS, encoded by the coding sequence ATGAATCAAGCTTCCGATCGCTTGTACACGCCAGCCTTTTTACTTCTCTGCCTAAGCAATGTGCTTTTTTCAGGGAGTTTCAATATGATCGTACCTGAATTGCCTTCCTATCTGACCAGCCTGGGAGGCGAAGATTACAAAGGCCTTATCATCTCTCTTTTCACGCTTTCTGCCGGACTTTCCCGCCCCTTTAGCGGAAAACTGGCAGATACAGTAGGCAGAATCCCCCTGATGGTCTTTGGAACCCTGGTATGTGTCCTTTGTAGCCTCATGTATCCCTTACTCACGACCGTAGCTGGCTTTTTGATCCTGAGATTTTTTCATGGATTTTCTACGGGTTTTAAACCTACTGCATCCACTGCATTTATAGCAGATATCGTCCCTGTCCATAGAAGGGGAGAAGCAATGGGAATCGCCGGAGTAAGTATGAATTTGGGAGCCTCTCTCTTTCCTCCGCTTGGAAGTTATCTGGTCAATGAATATTCTGTCGACTTCATGTTTTATGCTTCCTCGGCTGTTGCATTGTTGTCTATTATGATTCTGATGAATCTTAAAGAAAGTTTACAGGAGCCCGAAAAATTCAAAGCTTCACTTCTGAAATTAAAAGCCGATGAGATCATTGAGAAAAAAGCTTTGCCTGTAGCCTTTGTTACGGCTCTCATCTATTTAACTTTCGGAATATTGCTTACCATTTCTCCAGACCAGGCAGATCATTTAGGTATGGAGAATAAAGGCCTGCTATTTACCAGCTTTACCCTCTTCACTCTATTATCAAGGGCCATAGCTGGAAAAGCCTCTGATAAATATGGCAGGATCGTAGTAATAAAGGTTTCCGTTATCTTCATCGTACTTTCTTTGATATACCTTGGCAATGTAGAAACCATGACAAACCTTATGATCGCATCAGGGGCCCTAGGATTCTCTACAGGAATTGCAGCCCCGGCCGTTTTTGCCTGGGTCATAGATATCAGTCCGGAAAATCGTCGGGGAAGGTATATGGCGACCACCTATATTGCGCTGGAAATAGGAATTGGATTTGGAGCCATTCTTTCCGCCTGGCTGTATGATAATAACCCCAACAATTTTGATTTGGCCTACTATGCAGCAGCCGGATTTACGCTTCTGGCAGGAATCTACCTCCAATTCTTCTACAAAAAGCCTACAAGCTAA
- a CDS encoding tetratricopeptide repeat protein: MSKISFLLALFIGLLTTALSQTTELKGQLILHNGKYKKGSYQYFDKVKVSNTSGQSSRTDSQGHFQFSIETTKADKPLDIDIFKSGYEVVNADALKEIIPKEAEFLRIYLAPKGMTAEVQGRFLKISRKHLNRTYEELVRSIENSSQDPANWIFSKFGVRVVNKEEAIQVLQIQKFALDTRLVKICKLLARENLDLNSLAYQQAYEAFSQGEFQDARSILANLNLDARGELAALQAVGTRSSADSSYSRQHTRFWQKINSLELKSAAYQMDFLFNEASQIEQEKVSFLEAIETDPLLIASAQENLAQLYHSISVHDAAIIYQGKAINNFQKKLGENDLRLATSYSNMAVLQLEHKDFDEAWDYQMRASDIYKNLGAKSRQALADSYLTMATIHTARKDLRQAASFQNQALKLKESMGSTDMENLALSYENMAQIYLQLEREDSAAYFLQKGIKLRKKIGSEGGDMARSYRQLAAWEKEQGRLDRALAQQKLAIKQYQVLGEVYKAQLAESQQELAMIFQESGAYDSALFYAENADRINQSMERPQQASQALNYHNRALIHNSMGRYGLAKIFQWKALKLQENDPEVDPEHLAASYGNLAMIYQGLNKWDSARYYQLSSIRIKEDKAGDPSSLALSYHNMASLYYNIQGFDTAYTYQSKALQIYKKTFSPRHPGLGVIYGNMAAILEELGAYDSSLTYQQKSIEILENSPEHPNLANSYHNMAFILQEMGAYDLAIGYQQKAIKVRELLLDKDHSLIALSYDNLAGLYRSIADFDSALYYQQKATDIREKVFSKDHPNLSLSYANMAAVFRQMAQYDSALIYQQRAIHVRTTVYHRMHASLARYYNAYAGMFHEIGRLDSAQLYQLKALHITRENHGKKHPRMAGLQNNMASILRSSGYFDSALDYQKKANEIVETTYNEQHPFLGISSNNLATIFQNLGVLDSALLYLRKSIQINEFNYKEEHPNVASAYNNLASLYKEMGTYDSAVSYQVKSIVLFENILPENHPSLAIVYQNMANIYAKWEQFGQAFVYQQKSIKVRENINRPVHPELLQSYRNMSEILKEMGQLDASEKFKKKAEEGTNMVRNQP; encoded by the coding sequence ATGAGCAAAATATCCTTCTTGCTTGCTCTTTTTATAGGATTACTTACTACGGCTCTGTCTCAAACGACAGAGTTGAAAGGGCAGCTTATTTTACATAACGGGAAGTACAAGAAAGGAAGCTACCAATACTTTGATAAAGTAAAGGTCAGCAATACCAGTGGTCAATCGAGCCGTACTGATTCTCAGGGGCACTTCCAATTTAGCATAGAGACTACAAAAGCAGACAAGCCTTTGGATATTGACATATTCAAAAGTGGCTATGAAGTGGTGAATGCAGATGCTTTAAAAGAAATTATCCCGAAAGAGGCCGAATTTCTCCGGATTTATTTGGCCCCCAAAGGCATGACAGCTGAGGTTCAAGGAAGATTTTTAAAAATCAGTCGTAAACATCTGAATCGCACCTATGAGGAGCTTGTTCGTAGTATAGAGAATTCGAGTCAGGATCCTGCTAACTGGATTTTTTCTAAGTTCGGCGTTCGGGTCGTGAATAAAGAAGAGGCGATTCAGGTTCTTCAAATTCAAAAATTTGCACTGGATACCCGTCTGGTGAAAATTTGCAAGCTGCTTGCCAGAGAAAACCTGGACCTAAATTCCCTAGCATACCAACAAGCTTATGAGGCATTTAGTCAGGGCGAATTTCAGGATGCACGTAGTATACTGGCAAATTTGAACCTTGATGCAAGAGGAGAGTTGGCAGCTTTACAGGCCGTAGGTACAAGATCTTCTGCGGATTCCAGCTATTCCAGACAGCATACAAGGTTTTGGCAAAAGATTAATAGCCTGGAATTGAAGTCAGCGGCCTATCAAATGGATTTCCTATTCAATGAGGCCAGCCAAATAGAACAGGAAAAGGTAAGTTTTCTGGAAGCAATTGAAACAGATCCTCTCCTTATCGCTTCCGCTCAGGAAAATTTAGCTCAATTGTACCACAGTATTTCGGTCCATGATGCAGCTATAATTTATCAGGGAAAGGCAATCAATAATTTCCAGAAGAAATTAGGGGAAAATGATTTGCGCCTAGCCACTTCTTATTCAAATATGGCTGTTTTACAGCTAGAGCATAAAGACTTTGATGAAGCCTGGGATTATCAGATGAGGGCTTCAGATATTTATAAAAACCTGGGAGCAAAATCCCGGCAGGCTCTGGCTGATTCGTATCTCACAATGGCTACGATTCATACAGCCAGGAAAGATTTGCGACAAGCTGCCTCCTTTCAAAATCAGGCTTTGAAGCTAAAAGAATCCATGGGTTCCACAGATATGGAGAATTTAGCGTTGAGTTATGAAAATATGGCTCAGATTTACCTGCAATTGGAAAGAGAAGATTCTGCAGCTTACTTTCTACAAAAGGGAATAAAACTGAGAAAGAAAATTGGATCTGAGGGGGGAGATATGGCGCGCTCCTATCGACAGTTGGCAGCCTGGGAGAAAGAGCAGGGACGATTGGATCGTGCCTTAGCCCAACAAAAACTGGCAATAAAACAATATCAAGTTCTTGGTGAGGTATACAAGGCTCAATTAGCAGAATCTCAGCAAGAGTTAGCTATGATTTTTCAGGAGTCGGGGGCTTATGATTCGGCTTTGTTTTATGCTGAAAATGCAGATAGGATCAATCAAAGCATGGAGCGACCTCAGCAAGCTTCTCAGGCACTCAATTATCACAACCGTGCTCTTATTCACAATAGCATGGGAAGATATGGGCTGGCGAAAATTTTTCAATGGAAAGCCTTGAAACTTCAGGAGAATGATCCTGAGGTTGACCCTGAGCATCTTGCGGCCTCATATGGAAATCTAGCTATGATTTATCAAGGCCTCAATAAATGGGATTCGGCCCGATATTATCAATTGAGTTCTATCAGGATCAAAGAAGATAAGGCAGGTGATCCCTCTTCCCTGGCATTGTCTTATCATAATATGGCGAGCCTGTATTATAATATACAAGGTTTTGATACCGCCTATACCTACCAAAGTAAAGCTTTACAGATATATAAAAAGACCTTTAGTCCCAGACATCCGGGATTAGGAGTGATCTATGGGAATATGGCCGCGATTCTTGAAGAATTGGGAGCCTATGATTCTTCGCTGACTTATCAGCAAAAGAGTATCGAAATTCTTGAAAATTCTCCTGAACATCCCAACCTCGCGAATTCTTACCATAATATGGCCTTTATTCTCCAGGAAATGGGTGCCTATGATCTGGCTATTGGTTACCAACAGAAGGCGATAAAAGTTCGAGAGTTATTATTGGATAAAGATCACTCATTGATTGCATTATCCTATGATAATCTGGCAGGCTTATATAGGAGCATTGCTGATTTTGACTCAGCTCTTTACTATCAACAAAAAGCGACGGATATCAGGGAAAAGGTGTTTAGTAAAGATCATCCCAACTTATCCCTGAGCTATGCAAATATGGCTGCTGTGTTTCGTCAAATGGCTCAATATGATTCAGCTCTGATTTATCAGCAGCGGGCGATTCATGTCAGGACGACTGTTTATCATCGCATGCATGCGTCTCTGGCCAGGTATTACAATGCCTATGCAGGAATGTTCCATGAGATTGGAAGACTGGATTCGGCACAATTATACCAATTGAAAGCCCTGCACATTACCAGAGAGAATCATGGAAAGAAGCATCCTCGTATGGCAGGTTTGCAAAATAATATGGCTAGCATTCTCAGAAGCTCTGGATATTTTGACTCTGCGCTCGATTATCAGAAAAAAGCAAATGAGATCGTAGAAACTACCTACAATGAGCAGCATCCTTTCCTTGGAATCAGTAGCAATAATCTGGCAACCATTTTCCAAAACCTTGGAGTTCTTGATTCTGCACTTCTTTATTTGCGAAAATCAATTCAGATCAATGAATTCAACTACAAAGAAGAGCATCCCAATGTAGCCAGCGCTTACAACAACCTGGCAAGTCTCTACAAAGAAATGGGGACCTACGATTCTGCGGTAAGCTATCAAGTGAAGTCCATAGTTCTATTCGAAAATATTCTCCCGGAGAATCATCCTTCCCTGGCCATAGTCTATCAAAACATGGCCAATATTTATGCAAAATGGGAGCAGTTTGGTCAAGCTTTCGTCTACCAGCAGAAAAGTATCAAAGTTAGAGAGAATATCAACCGACCAGTTCATCCCGAATTATTGCAATCCTACCGAAACATGTCTGAGATTCTGAAAGAGATGGGACAGTTGGATGCCTCTGAAAAATTCAAAAAGAAGGCCGAAGAGGGGACCAATATGGTCAGGAATCAACCCTAA